The genomic DNA GTGCGGTCCCCGCCGTCCGCCGCCGCTGGGGACCGGCGGTCGCGCTCGGCGCGTACCTGGCGGTCACCGCCGTGGTGCCGCTGGGCGCCCTGCTCCTGACGGCGGTCACGCGGGGTGCCGGGCTCGCGCCGGTCCCGGGGAACTGGACGCTGGCGAACTTCTCCCAGGCGCTGTCGGTCACGGCGGTGAGAGCGTTGCGCAACAGCATGGTGCTGGCGGTGGCGACCGCCACGGCGGCGGTGCTGCTGGGCGGACTGCTGGCTTCGCTGCACCGTCGCCGTGCTGGCCGGGCCCTGGGCACGGCGGCGATCCTGACGTTCGCGGTGCCCGGCTCCGCGCTCGCCGTCGCGGTGCTGTTGGCCTACGGCCACTGGCTGCGCGACACCCTCCTGCTGATCCTCGTGGCCTACGTGGCCAAGCTGTGGGCACTCGGCCACCGCACCATCGCTGGCGCGGTGGAGGGCCTTCCCCCTGATCTGTCCCGCGCCGCGCGTGCCAGCGGGGCGGGGGCCGTGACCAACCTGCGGACGGTGACCGCACCGCTGTTGCGGCCGGCGCTTGCCGGGGCGTGGCTGCTGGTGTTCGTCACCGCCGTGCACGAGCTGACCATGTCGGCGTTGCTGTACGGACCCGGGAGCGAAACGCTGGCGGTGGTGGTGTTGAACACCCTGCAGCTCGGTGACGTGACGGTGACGTCGGCGCTGGCGGTTCTTCTGACCGCGCTGGTGTTGGTCGGGTCCGCGCCGCTGTTCGTTCTGTTGCGGCCTCGGACGTGAGGCAGCCGCCACCGGATCAAGCGGCGGCGCTGGAGTGCCGCGGTGTGGTCGTGTCCTACGGCGACACCCCCGTCGTGGACGAACTCGACATCACCGTCGGCCGAGGTGAGGCGATCGCGCTGCTCGGACCGTCCGGCTCGGGGAAGACCACCCTGCTGTACGCGGTCGCAGGGTTCATCACCCCGACCGCGGGGAGCGTGCGTATCGCCGGCGAAGAGGTCGCCGGACCCGGTCGGCACCGACCGCCAGAACGTCGCCGCGTCGGGGTGGTGTTCCAGCACTACGCGCTGTGGCCCCACATGACCGCTGCGGAGACCGTCGCCTACCCGCTGCGGCGCCGCGGGGTCGCTCCCGCCGACGCCGAGCGCCAGGCCCGCGCGCTCCTCGAGCGGCTGGCGATCGCCGCCCTGGCCGACCGCCACCCCGCCGAGCTGTCCGGTGGACAGCAGCAGCGCGTCGGCCTGGCGCGGGCGCTCGCCTGCGATGCGGGGCTGTACCTGTTCGACGAGCCGACGGCACACCTGGACACACCGCTGCGCGCGGCGTTACAGGAGGAGATGGCCGAACGTCGCCAGGAGGCCGAAGCGGCGGCGCTGTACGCCACCCACGACGCGGCGGAGGCGCTGGCGGTCGCCGACCGGGTGGCGTTGTTGCGCGACGGGCGGCTGGTGCAGATCGGCACGCCACAGCAGGTGTACGAGCAGCCGGTCGACCTGTGGGCCGCGGAGCTCACCGGCCCGGCGGCGGTGCTGCAGGTCGACAGGGTCCACCGCGACGATGGAGCGCGTGTCCGCCTCGGTGACGTCGAAGTCGACGTGGCCACCGACGGAGCCCCAGCAACCGGCGGAGCGCTCCGCGCGTTGGTCCGACCCGAGTGGACCACGCTCGGTGGGCCACTGCCCGGTGTGGTCCGGCGGGCGTGGTACCGCGGCCCCTACACCGACTACCGCGTGGGGACCACCGTGGGGGAGGTCACGGTGCGGCTGCCTGGCCCACCGCTGGCACACGCCGGCGAGCGGGTGGGGTGGAGCCTGCACCGTGTGTGGGTCCTGGGCTCGAGCGGGCGGTAGCGCGGTGGGCGACAGACCGGCTCGCGTCAGCCGCTGCTGACCGCGTGGCCGCCGCCGGCCAGGGTCTCGACGAGGCCGGCCAGGGCCCGCACGGCTGGGGCGTGCGGGTCGAGGTCGATCGGTGCCACACCCTCACGGTCGGCGGTGATGATCACCGGGTCGTCGGGGACCGCGACCAGCTGCTGCCGGTCGCCGAAGGCATCACGGATCCGGGCGAGGTCGTCGTCGTCTCGCACCCGGTTGGCGACCACCACCACGCTCCCGAGCTGCTTGTCGCGTGCCAGACCCGCGGCGCGGGTGCCCACCTCGATCGATTTGGGGTTGGGTTCGACGACGACCAGGACCGTGTCGACGTACCCGGGGCTCATCCGGCTGAGCGTCCCGATGCCGGCCTCGAAGTCAGCGACGACCGTGCGGCCGTTGGCCTCGACCTGGCCGAGCAACTGCTCGGCGTTCAGGCCGCATCAGGGGCAGCCGGAGACCGGGTTGTCGATGCGGTGCACGACCGCGAGCCGGACGCCGTCGGGGGCTTGGCACCCGAACCGGGCCAGCATCTCGTCGGGCTCGGTGGCGTGCGCCTCCGTGCCCTCATCCACGGCTTGACGCAGCGACACCAGCCGCTCGGTCTCGCCCTCGCCGACACCCAGGGACAGTCCGAGGTTGGCGTTGGCGTCGCAGTCCAGCGCCACGACCGGTCGGCCGCGGCGGGCCAGAGTGCGCGCCACGATCGCGGACGTGGTCGTCTTGCCCGAGCCGCCCTTGCCGACGACGGCGATCTTCACGTGTGTGCCTCCTCAGCCTGCAGCCGCTCCACCAACGACCTTACCGCCGCCACCGCGGGGCAGTTCGGGACGTGCTCGACCGGGGCGCGGCCGTGCTGCTCGGCGCGGAGCAACTCTTCGTCCCACGGCACCGCGGCGATGACCTCGAGCTCGGTCCGCTGGTTGATCCGCTCAGCGTCGGCGTCGTCGCGGACCTTGTTGGCGACCGCCACGACCCGCGGGGCGTCCTCGCCGTGCCCCAGGCGCGCCAGGCGCCGCGCGGACAGCAGGGACTTGGCGGTGGGCTCCACCACGACCAGCACCGTGCGGGCGAACTGCCCCCAGCCGAAGAACGGCTGACGGGTGCCGCCGGGCAGGTCCCCGATCAGGTGCCAGTCACCGTCGCTGAGGCGTTCGGCGATCTGGCGGAACGCGAACTGCGAGCGGACCAGGGTGCTGGCGTGGCCGCGGAGCTTGCCCAGCTGCAACAGCCGCACGCCGTCGGGCCCGGCGGGGGCGTAGCGCCGCACCGCCTCGGCGGGGGAGAGGTCGCCGCGTAGGACGTAGCGGGGGCCGCCTTCCGGACCCTCCACGACCGCCTCATCGGGGATGCCCGCCTCCGTGAAGTCCATCCCCAGCGAGAGCGCCAGGCCCGGCATAGGATCCGAATCCAGGATCAGCACCGGATCGCCTTGGCGGGCCAGCAAACGCGCGAACGTCCCGGCGATGGCGGACTTGCCCGACCCGCCCTTCCCGACGAACGCAACCCGCATGCCCGCACGGTACCTGTGCCGGCGACTGCCACACCGATCGCCGGGGCGCGCACTGCGTCGGTAGCTGCCATGATGCGCGGTGATGTACACGAGCTGGCGTGCACTGGGCCCCAGAGGCAGCGACCCCTCCGCCCGGGTCTCGCGCGACCTCGCCGCGCGGGTGTGGCGGCTGGCCCGGCCCTACAGCGGCCACCTGGCGGGACTGCTGGCGACGATCTCGCTCACCGCGGTCCTCAGCGCGGTCCCACCGCTGCTGTACCGCGCCATCATCGATGACGCCATCGGTGGCCAGCGGCTGGGGTTGCTCACCATCCTGGCGGTGGCGGTGCTGGTGGTCGCGGTGGCGGCGACCACGAGCCAGATCGCGACGCGCTGGTTCTCCTCGCACCTGGGCGAGCGGGTGATCTTCGACCTGCGCGTGGCGCTGTTCGAGCACGTCCAGGCCATGCCCTTCGCGTTCTTCACCCGCACGCAGACCGGCGCGCTGATCAGCCGCCTGACCAGCGACCTGGTCGGCGGCCACCGGGCGTTCACCGAGACGATCAGCTCGGTTGGCCAGACGGTCCTCGGCGTGGCGGTCACCGTGGTCGCCATGCTGGTCCTGGACGTCCGGTTGACGCTGATGGCGTTGGCGATCGCCCCGCTGTTCGTGGTCGTGACCCGCCGGATGCGCGGCCGGCTGCACCGGCTCCTCGGTGAGAAGCTCGAGGCGGAGGCGGCCATGGCGACCGACATCACCGAGCGGTTCCAGGTGGGCGGGGCGCTCCTGGTCAAGCTGCTCGGGCGACCCCGCCGTGAGATCGCCGGGTTCGCCGCTCGGGCCCGTCGCGTCCGTGACCTGGGCGTCGAGACGGCCGTGTACAGCCGCATGTTCCACGTGGGGTTCGCGCTGGTCGCCGCCGTGGGTACCGGGCTGGTCTACTGGGTCGGTGGTCGGGCGGTGATCGCGGGTTCCCTGTCGCTCGGCACGATCGTGGCGTTCAGCGCCTACCTCACGCAGCTGTACACCCCGCTGACCATGCTGGCGAACGCCCGCGTGGACCTGGCGACGGCGTTGGTGTCGTTCCAACGGGTGTTCGAGGTGCTCGACTTCCCCGCGGCGATCGTCGAGCGGCCCGGCGCTGCCGCGCTGACCCAACCGCGTGGCCACGTCGAGTTCGACCGGGTGTGGTTCCGCTACCCGGCCGCTGCGGAGGTCACGCTGCCCTCGCTGGCGGGGGACCACATCGAGAGCGACGGCGACCGCCGGTGGGTCTTGCGTGACGTGTCGTTCACGATCGATCCCGGCCAGACGGTCGCGTTGGTCGGGCCGTCAGGTGTGGGCAAGACCACCACCACGATGCTCCTGGCCCGCCTGTACGACGTCACCGAGGGGGCGGTGCGCATCGACGGCCACGACGTCCGGGAGGTGACACGCGACAGCCTCGCCGCGGCTGTCGGTGTGGTGGCGCAGGATCCGCACCTCTTCCACGACACCGTCCGCAGCAACCTGCTCTTCGCCAAGCCCGACGCCACGGAGCAGGAGCTGATCGACGCCGCGCGTGCGGCGCAGATCCACGATCAGGTGGCCGCGCTGCCCGACGGGTACGACACCGTGGTCGGTCAGCGCGGGTACCGCTTCTCCGGAGGGGAGAAACAGCGGCTGGCGATCGCCCGCCTGTTGCTGCAGGACCCGGCGGTGGTGATCCTCGACGAGGCGACGGCTCACCTCGATTCCGAATCGGAACGGCTGGTGCAGCGTGCGCTCGCGGAGGCGCTGGCTGGCCGTTCTAGCCTGGTGATCGCCCACCGGTTGTCGACGGTGGTCGCTGCGGACGTCCTCCTGGTCCTCGACGCTGGCCAGATCGCCGAGCGCGGCACCCACCATGAGCTGATGGCTGCCGGCGGTGTGTACGCGGATCTCTACAGGAGCCAGTTCCGGGCAGGTTCGCTCGGGCGCCTGGACGCGGGCGAGGCCACCCGCGGCGCTCTGGTGGCCAGCCACACGACCGTGGAGGACAGATGATGCCGAATATCCTGACCCCGCTCCGTGTCGGCATCGGCGCGGCCGTCGTCCTGGCCTTGGCGGTGGCCGCGTGGGCTGCGGGACTGACCACGCCCGGCGGGACGGTGGCCTTGCCCGGTGAAGCGCCTCCTGCCGCCCCGACCGCCACGCCCACCCCACAGACCACGGGCGAGGACTTCCCGGCGATCTGGCGCGAGATCAACGCGTTCGAAGCGTTCCTGTACTCCAAGCCCAACCCGGATCTGGTCGACGTCATCTACACCGAGGACTGCTTCTGCAACAGGGTCCTCCGCGACCAGTTGGAGGAGATGCGCGCGCGTGATCGCCGGTACGTCTGGGACGGCGACGAGGTGATCGACGTCGAGGTCCGCGACCAGCCCGCTCCGGACGAGGTCGTCCTGGCGGTGACGCTCCGCCTGGGAGCCCGCCAACTCGTCCAGGACGGCGCGGTGATCGACGAGCGCCCCGCCGGACCACCGTTCGTGCGGGTCGTACGGCTGGAGCGCGGTCCGGACGAACGCTGGCGCATGGCCCGACTGCTGGCCGTGGAGCCCGGCGCCGGGGCGTCGCCGTAACCACCCGGACGACGCGGGCGAACGTCACTGCCCAACCCCGCCGATCGCGAACCGGTCGGCGGGCAGCCCGTGCCCCGACCCGACGCCTCAGCGCAGGCTGTCGTGGATCAGCTCGGCGACGCGGCGACCGACCCCCGGTACCTCGGTCAGCTCGTCGACGCTGGCGTCGCGGATGGCCTCCACCGACCCGAAGTGCTCGATCAGCGCCTTCTGCTTGGCGTGGCCGACGCCGCTGACCTGCCGCAGCTTCTCGTCCAGCGGCCCGCCGTTGCCGCCACCGACCTCTGCCGTGTCCGCGCGCTCACGCCCACGGGGTTGCTGGCGGCGGGGCGCGTCCTCGGCTGCTGGCTCGCTCCCTCCGCCGGCCGTCGAGGGCGCCTCGCGAGCCGGGCTGCGGCGGGCGCCCATCGACGGCGTTCCCTGCCACCCGGTCGGCGGCCTGTTCCGCGCCTCGTCGGCGTGGAGCTGGTTGCTGGCTCGCTGCAGGTCGTCGCTGACCTGGGAGCTCACGCCTGGGCTCCGCCCGCTCCCGCGCTGTCGACCAGGGCCCGACCACGTCTCGGCCGACCCACGCTCAGACCGCTGGCTCGAGGTCTGGCCGCCCATCCCCGGCGGGCCCTGCCATCCTGTGGACGGCCGGTGCCCGCGTTCTGCGTGGGCCTGCTCAGCGGCACGCCGGATCTCGTTCTCGGCCTCGCGTTCCAGGTCCTCACGCGACTGGCCGCCACCGAGGATCCGCTTGAAGAAGTCGAACATGTGCACACCTCCTACCGTCGAGGGTAGCGCTCGGCCGGTGTGAGGCCCCACCGCTTCTCACCGGCCAAGGCGCGGGTCCAGGAGATCGTTGAGTTCGTCACCGAGCAGGTTGATCCCGACGATCGTGATCACGATCGCCACACCCGGGAAGAGCGCCATCCACCACGCACTCCGAAGGAACCGCTGCGCGTCACTTGCCAGCGAACCGAGGCTGACGACCTGGGGATCGCCGAGCCCAACGAAACCGAGTCCCGCTTCGATCAGGATGGCGCTGGACGCCACTACCGACAGCATCACGACGGTGGGCGGTAGCGCGTTGGGCAGCACGTGGCGGACCACGATCCGTCGGTGTGACCCCCCGAGCGACCGGGCGGCGTCGACGAACTCGCGTTCGCGGAGCGTGTAGGTCTCGGCGCGGACGATCCGTGCGGTCCACGTCCACGACGTCAGACCGAGCAGCAGGATCAGGTGGTCCATCCCCGGGCCCCACAGCGCGATCACCACCACGGCGAGGAAGAAGCGGGGCACGACCTGCACCAACTCGGTCGCACGCATCAGCGCGTCGTCGACGAGCCCACCGACGTACCCGGCGACGCCGCCGACCGTCACGCCGACCGCGCCGGCGACGGTCGCCACCGCGATCGCGACCAGGAGCGACGTGCGCAGGCCGTGCACCACTGCCGTGAACAGGTCGCGGCCGAGGTCGTCGGTGCCCAGCAGGTGCGTGGATGAAGGCGGTTGCAGGGCCGGGGCCACGGACGCGAAGGGATCGCCGGGGGCGATCCAGCCGGCGACCGCGGCCGCGACGACGACCGTGGCGCTCAGCGCCGCACCGATCCCCCCGCCGGGGCTGCGAACCAGCCGTCGCAGGCGCACGGGACCCAGCGGCAACGCCGTCGCGGGTCCGTCGGTCACGGTCGCGTCACCGGTAGCGGATCCTCGGGTCCAGCCAGCCGTAGAGCAGGTCGGTGACGAGGTTGACCACCACCACCCCGAGCGACACGACCAGGAAGATCGCCAGTAGCACCGGGTAGTCACGGGTCTGGGCGGAGCCCAACAGCAGGCGTCCCAGGCCCGGCCACGCGAACACGATCTCGACGAGCACGGCCCCCGCGAAGAACATCCCGACCCGCCCGCCGAGCACGGTGACCAGCGGCAGCAGCGCCGTCCGCAGCGCGTGGCGGGTCACGCGGCGCTCAGGCAGTCCCTTGGCGCGGGCGGCGCGGATGTACTCGGTACGTCCTGCCTCGATCAGGCCTGTCCGGGCCAACCTCGTGGTGAGCGCGACCTCGGATGCGGCCAGGACCAGGGCCGGCAACGCCAGGTGATGCACGACGTCGAGGAGGTTGGCGATCCCCGTCAGCGACCGGCGGGCGTCGGTCATGCCCTGGACCGGGAACGCACCGGCGCCGAACGCGAGCGAGATCAGTGCCAGCTGCGCCAGCCAGAACGACGGCGCCGCGTACCCGCAGATCGCGCCGACCCGGAGCGTGACGTCGGCCGGACGGCCCGGCCGTCGCCCAGCCACCGTCCCCATCGCCACCCCGACCATGCTCGATAGGACGAGCGCGGTGGCGGACAGGAGCATGGTCGCCGGAAGTCGCTCGGCCACCAGCGACGCTGCCGGCCGCCCCGTCGTGAAGGAGGTGCCCAGGTCCCCGCGGGCGACGTTGCCCAGGTACGTCACCAGCTGCACCGGCAACGGTCGATCGAGACCGAACTTGGCCCGCAGCTCGGCGTAGTAGGCCGCGTCGCCGTACTGCCCGGCCAGCGCCAGGATCGGATCGCCGGGCGCCAGGTGGACCAGGACGAACATCATGACGACGATCGCCGCCACGGTCACCGGTACCTGCCCCAGTCGCCGCAGCAGGTACCGCGGGTCCATCCTGGTCTACTCCCTGCAGAACGCCTCCTTGGCGAAGTGTCCGGTCCACGGCCGGAAGCCGCCACACTCGGCCCGCCACGCGCGGGTCGATCTGCTGTCCACCAACCACATGTACGGCAGGTCCTGGACCACGATCTCCTGGATCTGGCGGTACAGGTCCGACCGTTCGTCACGGTCGATCGCACGCACCGCCTCCTCGAAGAGGCGGTCGACCTCGGCGTTGCGGTAGTGGGCGGCGTTGGTGAACGGGACGTCGCCGATCTGCGCCGAGTCGTACATCCGCCGCACGCCGATCTCGGGGTCGGGGCCGTTGCAGTAGGAGATCACGTTCGTGTCGAAGTCGTCCTGCTTGAACACGGTGTCGGCGAACACCGGCGGCTCCAACGGCCGCAACTGCACGTCGATGCCGACTGCTCCCAGCTGCTCACGCACAAGCTCGCCGTACCTGGCGAAGGTCGGGAAGGCCAGGAAGTCGATACGCAGTGGCGTGCCGTCCTCGATGCCGTTCACACCTTCAGCCATGCGCGGGCCGCCGTCCTGCTGGCGCCACCCGACCTCGTCGAGGAGGCGGACGGCCTCGTCGCTGTCGAACTCGGGGATGTCGACGTCTTCCGCGTGCGCCCACGGGATGCCGCGGGAGATCGGGGCCTCGGCGACGTGGCCCTGTCCGAACTCGATCTGGTCGAGGAAACGTTGGCGGTCCAGCGTGTGAGCGATCGCCCGCCGGACGCGCACGTCACCGAGGATCGGGCGCTCGAGGTTGAAGCTCACCGTCATGATGCAGTTGGATCCGCCCGGGTTCGACGCGGTCTGCGCCGTCTCGATGTCGGGGTTGTTGCGGACGCTCTCGAGTTCGGGTCCGGGCACGTTCCAGATCCAGTCGACCTCTCCCCGCTCCAGAGCGAGCAGCTCGGTGGCCCGCTCGGGGATCACTCGCATCACGACCGCGTCGAGGAACGGCAGGTCGGGTTCGAAGTAGTCGTCGTTCCGCTCCAGGCGGATCTCCGACCCTTCGGTGTAGGACCCGAAGCGGAACGGTCCGGTGCCCACCGGGTCGGTGTTGGCCGGGTTCTCCTGGGGGTCGGTCCCGGCGTAGATGTGCTCGGCGA from Actinomycetota bacterium includes the following:
- a CDS encoding ABC transporter permease subunit → AVPAVRRRWGPAVALGAYLAVTAVVPLGALLLTAVTRGAGLAPVPGNWTLANFSQALSVTAVRALRNSMVLAVATATAAVLLGGLLASLHRRRAGRALGTAAILTFAVPGSALAVAVLLAYGHWLRDTLLLILVAYVAKLWALGHRTIAGAVEGLPPDLSRAARASGAGAVTNLRTVTAPLLRPALAGAWLLVFVTAVHELTMSALLYGPGSETLAVVVLNTLQLGDVTVTSALAVLLTALVLVGSAPLFVLLRPRT
- a CDS encoding ABC transporter ATP-binding protein gives rise to the protein MRQPPPDQAAALECRGVVVSYGDTPVVDELDITVGRGEAIALLGPSGSGKTTLLYAVAGFITPTAGSVRIAGEEVAGPGRHRPPERRRVGVVFQHYALWPHMTAAETVAYPLRRRGVAPADAERQARALLERLAIAALADRHPAELSGGQQQRVGLARALACDAGLYLFDEPTAHLDTPLRAALQEEMAERRQEAEAAALYATHDAAEALAVADRVALLRDGRLVQIGTPQQVYEQPVDLWAAELTGPAAVLQVDRVHRDDGARVRLGDVEVDVATDGAPATGGALRALVRPEWTTLGGPLPGVVRRAWYRGPYTDYRVGTTVGEVTVRLPGPPLAHAGERVGWSLHRVWVLGSSGR
- a CDS encoding AAA family ATPase, translating into MKIAVVGKGGSGKTTTSAIVARTLARRGRPVVALDCDANANLGLSLGVGEGETERLVSLRQAVDEGTEAHATEPDEMLARFGCQAPDGVRLAVVHRIDNPVSGCP
- a CDS encoding P-loop NTPase, producing the protein MRVAFVGKGGSGKSAIAGTFARLLARQGDPVLILDSDPMPGLALSLGMDFTEAGIPDEAVVEGPEGGPRYVLRGDLSPAEAVRRYAPAGPDGVRLLQLGKLRGHASTLVRSQFAFRQIAERLSDGDWHLIGDLPGGTRQPFFGWGQFARTVLVVVEPTAKSLLSARRLARLGHGEDAPRVVAVANKVRDDADAERINQRTELEVIAAVPWDEELLRAEQHGRAPVEHVPNCPAVAAVRSLVERLQAEEAHT
- a CDS encoding ABC transporter ATP-binding protein/permease, translating into MYTSWRALGPRGSDPSARVSRDLAARVWRLARPYSGHLAGLLATISLTAVLSAVPPLLYRAIIDDAIGGQRLGLLTILAVAVLVVAVAATTSQIATRWFSSHLGERVIFDLRVALFEHVQAMPFAFFTRTQTGALISRLTSDLVGGHRAFTETISSVGQTVLGVAVTVVAMLVLDVRLTLMALAIAPLFVVVTRRMRGRLHRLLGEKLEAEAAMATDITERFQVGGALLVKLLGRPRREIAGFAARARRVRDLGVETAVYSRMFHVGFALVAAVGTGLVYWVGGRAVIAGSLSLGTIVAFSAYLTQLYTPLTMLANARVDLATALVSFQRVFEVLDFPAAIVERPGAAALTQPRGHVEFDRVWFRYPAAAEVTLPSLAGDHIESDGDRRWVLRDVSFTIDPGQTVALVGPSGVGKTTTTMLLARLYDVTEGAVRIDGHDVREVTRDSLAAAVGVVAQDPHLFHDTVRSNLLFAKPDATEQELIDAARAAQIHDQVAALPDGYDTVVGQRGYRFSGGEKQRLAIARLLLQDPAVVILDEATAHLDSESERLVQRALAEALAGRSSLVIAHRLSTVVAADVLLVLDAGQIAERGTHHELMAAGGVYADLYRSQFRAGSLGRLDAGEATRGALVASHTTVEDR
- a CDS encoding helix-hairpin-helix domain-containing protein, whose translation is MFDFFKRILGGGQSREDLEREAENEIRRAAEQAHAERGHRPSTGWQGPPGMGGQTSSQRSERGSAETWSGPGRQRGSGRSPGVSSQVSDDLQRASNQLHADEARNRPPTGWQGTPSMGARRSPAREAPSTAGGGSEPAAEDAPRRQQPRGRERADTAEVGGGNGGPLDEKLRQVSGVGHAKQKALIEHFGSVEAIRDASVDELTEVPGVGRRVAELIHDSLR
- a CDS encoding ABC transporter permease, with amino-acid sequence MTDGPATALPLGPVRLRRLVRSPGGGIGAALSATVVVAAAVAGWIAPGDPFASVAPALQPPSSTHLLGTDDLGRDLFTAVVHGLRTSLLVAIAVATVAGAVGVTVGGVAGYVGGLVDDALMRATELVQVVPRFFLAVVVIALWGPGMDHLILLLGLTSWTWTARIVRAETYTLREREFVDAARSLGGSHRRIVVRHVLPNALPPTVVMLSVVASSAILIEAGLGFVGLGDPQVVSLGSLASDAQRFLRSAWWMALFPGVAIVITIVGINLLGDELNDLLDPRLGR
- a CDS encoding ABC transporter permease — its product is MDPRYLLRRLGQVPVTVAAIVVMMFVLVHLAPGDPILALAGQYGDAAYYAELRAKFGLDRPLPVQLVTYLGNVARGDLGTSFTTGRPAASLVAERLPATMLLSATALVLSSMVGVAMGTVAGRRPGRPADVTLRVGAICGYAAPSFWLAQLALISLAFGAGAFPVQGMTDARRSLTGIANLLDVVHHLALPALVLAASEVALTTRLARTGLIEAGRTEYIRAARAKGLPERRVTRHALRTALLPLVTVLGGRVGMFFAGAVLVEIVFAWPGLGRLLLGSAQTRDYPVLLAIFLVVSLGVVVVNLVTDLLYGWLDPRIRYR
- a CDS encoding ABC transporter substrate-binding protein — its product is MRKLVTIAVCATLGIVACDQGQERQPPPGAGPTGPGTTATAEPVRGGTLAVAISSDPGHLNPAITTSGATHTASELLYNGLLALDEQGEPRPELATDWDVEEDGALYRFHLRDDVTWHDGEPFTSADVKFSFEEVLLNFHARTRASLSGVLDTIETPDDHTVEFRFTQPYAPLLLQLDVTEAPILAEHIYAGTDPQENPANTDPVGTGPFRFGSYTEGSEIRLERNDDYFEPDLPFLDAVVMRVIPERATELLALERGEVDWIWNVPGPELESVRNNPDIETAQTASNPGGSNCIMTVSFNLERPILGDVRVRRAIAHTLDRQRFLDQIEFGQGHVAEAPISRGIPWAHAEDVDIPEFDSDEAVRLLDEVGWRQQDGGPRMAEGVNGIEDGTPLRIDFLAFPTFARYGELVREQLGAVGIDVQLRPLEPPVFADTVFKQDDFDTNVISYCNGPDPEIGVRRMYDSAQIGDVPFTNAAHYRNAEVDRLFEEAVRAIDRDERSDLYRQIQEIVVQDLPYMWLVDSRSTRAWRAECGGFRPWTGHFAKEAFCRE